The Amblyomma americanum isolate KBUSLIRL-KWMA chromosome 11, ASM5285725v1, whole genome shotgun sequence genome includes the window TCAAAGATCCAAACTTTCCTACTCTCGAGCCACTTTCTTGTGTTCTTACTAAATGCAGAGTTGCAAGGCATCGAGAATAATGTCAGAGCATGTGCCCAGTACTTGCAGCATCGTCGTATACTAGCAGTCTGTGTTACTGGCAAGGCTGCATGCCTGCACTGGGCGGCGCTGGTGCCGTTGAACCTGCCCGTAACTGTCCATTTGTAAGTCCTCTCCTTTTAGTGTTTAGTTCCACGCTGGCTTCTTTACCCTTGGTAATCATTTGTTCATAGGTTATGTTTGTCTGCTTTTATCTACTGCTTATTTTATCTGTGCTTATCTGTTAGGGTCACTTCCTCTCCCCAAGGGAAGGGGAAAAGTCAACGAAACTTTTCTACTCTGATGTTGCTTTGGCTTTCAATGGGGAGCATTCTTTTGTTTCATCTGGTTTAAACAGTCGACTATCAATAATTTTGACTTGGAGGGAGCCAAAAATTCGTTCAAATTATGCAGAGGTTGAATTAAGGGGGCCTTTTTACTAcacttgatattttttttttgcattctctcTCTCCTGCTTGCACTGTATTTGGTCCGCAGTACGTGATAGAATAAATAAAGAGAATAAAAATAACAGGACCAAATGTCAGCTCCGTGGTTAATGTGCTCGCCTCCAGACTCGAAGCacaagggttcgatcccggccgaggcagACGAAACTGGGCGTTCGGATAAAGCAAGTTCAAATCGACAAGGATCCTCCATATTTGGAAGTTTTGGAGTACACCTCCCACATTGCCGTAGCTGCATTGAAGAGTCTCCGCTTTAATCTGGATGCTGTTTGTAACAAACTCCCTTCTACTGTCCTGACGATTTCATTTTCACAAGCATTTGTTATGCAAAAGCGGTGTTTTGGGTAGCAAAGCCCCTGTCAATACAGATTAGGGAGAGCTTACACATGCACTTTGCTTTGGGGTTGCTGGCCCTTCACGGACTACTTGTGAGTGCATGCTTAGAGTCCACTGGGAGCCTGTTACTTTTTCAGGGTACTCATGCTTCGACCTATTTTTCAGCGTCTTCACCATGCTACGCATGTTTCACTTTTTCCTTCCAATGTGGAGAGATGATCTCCGATGACACACATTGTTTGGTTTGATAAAGTGATCTTGCTAGATAACCCCAAGGCTGCCTTCATCACTTGGGGTGTGCACCCCTTTTTTACGCGTGCTTTTTTCCAGGGCAGTTTTCATGAGAAATTTGAGGatgcaattttatttttatttttttctgtccgcACTAATTTGTCTCCAAGAGTAACATTCGTACAATGGCAGGGCATACATTGGGACACACATCTCAGTATTCCACAAAGGGTTAAGGTGGTTCGTATTTGTTGCTGTGTGCGTAGCGGGCCATCAGAGCAACTGGGATGGCGACCTTTACTTGAATGAAACGGCATGTTCCTGAAAGCCTTCGCTGTCTCTTCCTGCTGCAGGACTTGCAGCAGCCGGCACAGCTGTCGGGGCCTTGCAACTACGGCCTGTTCCCACCCAACCGATCGTCCATCCTAGAGGCTGGCAGCAAAGGGGACGCTGCAGCCAAGGGGGGCACCGTCAAGCGGTTCAATCGGTCAGCCCTCTTTTCAGCTCTGCCTTGCCTTGAACTCACTAATGACTGGATGCAATAGACCAACCTCACCGCGAGTTTTGGCACGTCACTGCTGCCTCGTGGGATGCCATTAGTAGTTGCAGATCTTGGCAGATGCCGCTGGCAACTGTATTTAGGAAGACAGGCCTCAAGGCAGTGATTGGTGTAACAAAAGTGACAGCAAAGCAAATTTTCAGAGCCTTGCTTGCTTTATTTCTTAGCTTTTAACGTGAACTGTGCTGGAAAAAATGCCGACAAGCAGAACCTTTCATTATGAAGCATAATGGGCCTAAATGTGGCACATTTTTAAATGCGGCACTAATTTAAGCATAGCAGTGAGCCCATGAGAATGCATGCATGCTGCAGAAATAGTGGGCACGTGTAGTGACTCTGCTGGGATTGGTCTAGGTATTAACAGCTGTTTTCGGTTTGCATATTAAACCATTGTGCAGTATCTTAGGTGTGGATTTCCATTAATCCATGCTTCTTCATGTGGAGTTATTATTATTTGTGTCTGCTGGTTTGAAAACGGGGGAACAGAcacaagaaaagagaaaggaacagGCTATCAACTTCCACCACTTGTGTTCGTGTTATTTTTGTGAATGGTCAGATTGCCTGCTGCGCACACAGTAGCAGTGTAGTAAAGAAAAGGCTTATGGGAAAGGTTATCTCACCTTGACCTTGCACTATTTATGTTCACTGCAGATTTTCAAATTTCGTTAAATCTGGAGGAGAATCATGGTTGCTGGGGCTCATCAAGCCTGTGGTGCCCAGTGATGAGCAGTTCCATATTGTGgaagtacgttttttttttttctctcgcgtgACTTGTCCCATGACTGCTGTCATTGACTTAAGGCCTCTAAGTTTCCGTGGTGGAAAATTGTAAATTCTGCAAATTGAGAGCAACTGCAATATTCTGCGGGACTCCTCCCACGCTTCAGTGCATGCGGCCTTTCGTGAGGCAGTGGCCGCCGCTTCTTGCATTGTCGTTTTGTACTGCGCCAGTCTGttgctgttcccccccccccctttttctctTCCTGACTCTTTGctgctctttctcttctttctcaaCGGCCAGCGCCGCTTTCTTTCCGCATTTGTACAAACTTTCTCGTGTGCTCCACCTCGATGACCCGAAGTAATTGAGATGTTGGCTTTTCCTCACCGCTCACAAGTCTGATGGGCGAGCTTGCTGTGGGTTTTTCAAAAAAACGGCGAAAAAAATCATGCTGTGTTTGTAGTTTGGTTAAAAATGTAGCACGAGATGCTTTCTGAAGCAAATGATTTAAGGAAGAAATGGCCACATATTCATGCAATTACGGTAATGCTTCTTTCGACAGGCACCAGTATCGTTACTCTGCATAAGCGTGTCAGCACGTTGCTACCAGAGCTGCAGCATTTGACGTGCTAGCTTCCTTGAACAGATGGGCGAGCAAGCATGTAAAAGCATCTGTAGAATTTCATTCATTACCATATTTTTCCATTCAAGAGAATTCAGACGATTAGATCAATCACATTCTCAGCATTCTACCATCCCTACTGATCTTTACTGATGCAATTGCATATGATATAAACAATGTGGTTGTTTATTTAATCCAAGCTAAAAAAGGACACCAACCAAAAAACTGAAATAATATAGCATTTCAGAACTTGCTTGGGGTCTTCATCAGGTGTGACTGCAGGCCAGTGGCAGCTtgcctttttaagccctcgtttaGTCAGCTGTCGGGTTGCTCACCGTAGACTGCGGATGTGCTTATAAAATTTTGGTTGGCGTCCTTTTTTTAACTTAAATtcctttcccaaccagacagactaatattttttttttaatgcggctGTTCGCTTATAATTCCGTAAGAAATGCTGAAATGAGCAATTTTTTGTGAAATCGTGGAAGACTAGGGACTTCAGTCATGACTAGCTCTTTCCTACGTTTAATGCGTGTTGTTTGCATCAGATTGTTCATACTTTTATCACGACATGTCATTTCACGCTGGCATGTCACAGCTGTTCTGGTGAGTGCTGTTTTTAAAACCCTTTATTGTGTGGCTAGGAAACATTAGTTCTTCACCACGCCCAAGCATCTAGGCACTTGCTTTTTAATTCAGGGACACATTTAGTGTCTGCATTCGCGGTCCTCGGTCTGTTGCATTTGTGTTTTGCTTTTCGAGTGCAACGTTTGCAGCCCTGGGTCGGCCTAAAATTAAGTTGCACCCCCTAGTGCCTAGTGCAGGAGTATGAGATAAACTTCCAGAAAggttcgaaaagaccagcgctgAAACAGACAGGGAAACgataagaaaaaacactgacgaggggacgagcgctcgtcctctcgtcagtgttttttcttctcgtgtccccgcgctggtcttttcgaatcatgtcacaccaactcgtccaaacggcaattttgattgaaCGTATTCCAGAAAGGAGTCAGTGTTTGACCCACAGGTGGTATGAAGAACGATGAATGTTGGGACACCACTCAGAGATTTGGTAGCCACGGGGCTAGCGATTGTGTGTGCACTGAAGACGTGCGGCTGAGCggtggttgcctgttctctgtggCAGGAGTGTGAAGGCAAGATCAGCTGGGGCACCACCATGGACCCCTACTACTGCGAGGTGTCCTCGCCCAAGAAGGAGAGCAAGTTCAAGGGCTTCAAAAATTACATCGCCTACCAGCTGACCCCATCGGTGAGAGCTCCTGGCCTGCCAGACTTAATGCACTTGGCCTAAAACAGAGCTGAGAAACACAGAGCAGCACGATATGCATGGACATAGTGGAATGCGTAGGTTTGGACAGAAGCCTGCTGGGGAAAGGGGGGAGAGTTGCATAAGCAGGTGAACATAGTGTTGGTCATGTGTTAAGCGATGGCACACATATCAGTGGTTTCTTTGGCCTCGATGTGTGGATGGATGTGATGACATATTTGCGTGAGTGGCTGTGGATTTGGAAATATCCCGTTTTAGTCTAGTTGTCTGTTTCGCTGATTATGGGCATACAATGGTCGAAATAATACTATAGCCCTCTTCCGGTCAGCCCAGTCGCTCACATCTGGCCGTCAGTCTTCACCAAGATCGAGGTCAGAATGTGTGCCCTAGTTTCCAAAATACCTGAGCGTCTGTGACTTCTTAACTGTTGGTTTGAGCTTGTCTTTCCAGGCCGAAATACATAGTTGTTGGCAGGTGTTGGGTGCTCAGTTGACTTTGCCGTTGATTTTGTCAGAGACTCAACTTGTGGTGCTTCACAGTAACTGGGAGCTGAGCTTCTCCGTGTGTATGTGCAGTTCAACCAGATGCCAGTGAGCCGCCGCTACAAGCACTTTGACTGGCTCCACGAGCGGTTGCAGGAGAAGTTCTCCCTTATTCCAGTGCCCCCGCTGCCCGACAAGCAGATCTCAGGTGGGTCTTCCTTCTTCAGATGCGCCAGTTTTTTGCTGGTAACAGTGGGGAAGAAACATTGTGGCTGATGTTTAAAACCAAGCATTTAAAACGAAGTTCTTGACAACCCTGTCTGGTTGGGACGGTGCATGTTGAAAATGATAAAGCGGGGCTCACCAATAAGACGAATGAAATTACATTTCGGCCTGTGCACATTGTTCACATTGCAAACGAGAACGAGCCTTCCATGTAGGAGCACAAGCATATGCAACTCTCCTGGACCATTCGGGAGAATCAAGTTGCAATTTCGACCTGAAGCAGTATGCTGCATATTCAACTCTCTCGGACCATTCGGGAGAATCAAGCTGCAAAACAACAGTGCAAAACTTTCATCAGGTTCGGGAGCAACATGTCGGAAACAAAAACTCAGTGTTGTTGCCTTTTTTGCAGAAGTGCTATGAAATTCTCTTGCCTGTGCTCTAGAGTTTGGGATGTTGGgagagagagaagggaaaaataaaaaaggcatcaTAACTGTCACCTAACTTTTGGCTGTGAAGCATATGCATTGAAGCTCTCAATTTTTGAGGTCATTGGCGGAAATCTAGAGCCACGCATTGCAGTATGCAGCAGAAGTGTGTGCTTGGGAACAAGTTACTGCGAGCCCAAGCCATGGCATACTCATAGCCCTCCTGGCTGGTACAGAACAGTTTGTACCTGGTGTGCCAGCCATGTACTGGTACATTCTGTGCATTCTTCTTGTAGTGAAGAGCAGGGGCATTGCTGTGCAGGCCGCTACCAGGATGACTTCATTGAGCACCGGATGGCGAAGCTGCAGTTGTGGGTCAATAGAATATGCCAGCACCCGGTGATGTCACAGAGTTCAGTGTGGATGCACTTCCTCACCTGCCGCGACGAGAAGGTatgttccttctttctttcgagCGAGATAGAGTGCGGTTTGTTAGAAGGTTAGCTGCAGTGATTGGCAGCTCAGTGTGTCCGTTTTGAGACTGTCTTAGTTCAGAATTTCCAGCAAAGTGTGTAAGCAAGGTGTTGTGTTCTTACATGCACGTGGTGAATAAATCGTATTGATGTTTTAGTGCTGCTTCAGTTGATCGTTGTAAATATTGTGCTGCTCATGTTTTTCTGCGTTTATTTGCTTTTTGTTTCCTGATGTTTTCATGCGTGTCGACCATAGTTTGAGGTCTCAATACTGTCACTGTCTGCGGGATCTTCTCCTGCACACAGCTTGAGTACATGCTCATTCCGATTTTCTGCGCCAGAAATGGAAGATGGGCAAGCGGAAAGCCGAGAAGGACGAGCTCATGGGGACCAATCTGTTTGCGGCCTTCCAGGTGCCCCAAGTCAACCTAGACCCACTTATTGTGTGAGTATGTACTCGCATCTGGTGCTTGTCGGGGTGGGGAGGCTGAGCTCTTACCTGCCTGTTGTCAAGCTTGCCTCGGCAGTGGTTAGCGGTTCGGCTCGTGGGCACCACGGCACTTCTTTGGCTCCCATACTGCGGCATGCCAGCATTGTCACTGCTCTTTGTATGTAGCTGAAATAACGCTCTTGCTTGCATAATGAACGCACCCCCTTCCGCCAAAAAATTTTTGGAAATTTTGGAAATGAGGTCTCAAGTACCGTGACTGGCAACCTCCTGCACTTCGTTTTACTTGCCACATTTTAATCCTGTATCTGATTGAGACTGAGAAGTAAGAATGACATGTGGCAGTATGATTTTGTGGCTGGTAGTGTGAATTGCTCCGACTCCATCCACACCTACAAAGTAGTTCACACTCAGTGGGAATATAGCCAGAGGCCCGAGTAACAAGTGCCTGGCAGATTCTACCGTGATTCCCAATACTAGCACTTTGTTTCATaccattctttgtttttgtccagACACTCGCCGAGGCTTTGAGAAGGACGAATGATACATGGTGGAGTAATGTGGTTTCGCAGGTGCACTACCGCAGCGTTGGCTGCCAtgcatgaaatggagtatagtacAAAGTTGCTCTTGAAATGAGAAAAGCACTAGCATGAGGTTGCATTTGCAACATATGTATGAACACTGCCACTGTTGTGACGTAGCAGCATAGTTCTTATTGCATGGGTTTCTTTGAGCTAAACTGGGACTGGCTCACGAGAATGTAGCAGCAGGAAACACTCAGCACCCAGGAACATAACCGTGTGGTTCTGCTGTATTTCAGTGGTCCTTGGGGCCAATGGCATCTTTAGGAGGGAGTGGTTATACAGCCAAACCTCATTACTACGAACACAGTTATTACAAATTATTGGCTACAGCGAACTGTTCCTAAATATTGTTAACATATGCATTACTTACTCCATATATCGAACGTGGGCTGTCATgaaacggatatatcgaactgccgAGCGCCAAGCTGTGCCCTGCCAGATGGCAAGcggcaggctttgcctcactgCACGGGTGAGTGGTGGTGGAGCAGCAAGCTTTTTTGCGCTACGTTTCACGCTCGCTTTGCCAACAGCACCGCAGAAGATACATAgttcgtttcatacatcaggtgcaacactgtcaaagctagcattcttgtttgcgctgcctgcatccgcgaccaaaaagtagtgcgttccttgtagTGAGCGAAAgatagtaaatgctttgcctgcaggcatACTAAATggcacatttgtcatgagcttgattaaatgcactgttattgctgatgACATGCTGTGGCTTTCTCAAGCtgtagaccactcggccacagagcAAGCGCAGAGTAgtacgcctccctttattttcccatcCGGACTACTTCTGTACCTTTCACAGCTTTGCagctgatgtatgaaacggagtatagtggcGAGGAAAGCTGGTATCCAGGCGTTCGGAACCCGTTTGCGCCTGTCACACCGGTCGATAGTGCACCGGAACCAGCGAAACGGTCGGTTGAAGTTTTCCAACAGCTATGCTCTCGACAATCGTGGAGCGGAGGTGGTGAAAACGGCAGTAGCTTTAGTCTTGGCGTCCGACTTCTTATGCGACACTGATGTAATGCAAGGAAGTCACCAGAGCTGGTGTTCGGTCTGCCGTCGCCGCCGCGTGCTGCGGTGCTGGGTGACGAAGCCAACATATCTGGCATTTGTCACTTGGTTTTTTGTGGGCTTCACAATAGCCGCGAGCTGCTTCAAAACGGTGCTAATACTACAGAAAGGGTTTCTCTCAGCTGCCGTTCTTTCGCTGACTTCTCCATCATGTGTTTTTTGGCAAGATTTTATATTACAAATTTCAGCTGTATCGAACTATTTTACTATTTTTTTACCagttcgctataacgaggtttcactgtgcATGGAAGTTGAGCAACACGCATGCACACTTCCCAGTTGCACTGTGTAGGCAGTCAAAAAATCGATGCAGTTATTTCACAAGCATGTCTTCTTGCTGTGTAAGCCAGGCAAAACCATGTTCTAGTGAATTTCAGTGAATAATGTGAGGTGCCTTAGGCACCAAGTTGGTTTCATTCTTTGCGGCTTCCGTGAAAAATGCtggaaataaaaatgagaaatgccgacAGCGTGAAATGTGGTCTAGCTTTGTCTCACATTGGCGgctttttactcttttttttcctcctcgaAAAAGAGAGGGCAAGGCAGATTCCTTCAGCAAATTCACCCAAAAGATGGATGACGGTGTCAACCACCTGTACAAAACCTCCCAAGACCAGATCAAAAAGTGCTCAAAACGTGAGTGACTTTTCTGCTCTCCTCTGCATTTGCTGTCCGGCGGTAAATTCTGGAGAACACTCGCGTGGCTTCAGCCACGTGTGGCTTCGGCCACGTGTGCCTGGTGGTCTCATTTCTGCTGTTCGGTCTCCTTGCCATTCAGACTACAAGTACGAGTGCGAGAAGATTGCCAGTTCCCTCAAGGAGTTGGCAAACGCATTCGACCTGGAGAAATCGCTCCGTAAGTTTGACGCCTCGTTGCCACAGCATTCTCTTCCGGCCTGACTCTCTCTATCAGAATGACAAAGTGCTCTTTCTTGCTGCAGCCGCAGCTCAACTTACCGAGGCCCTCAAGCACACGGAGGAGACCTACAAAGTTATCGGCAACATGTACGAGTCCAAGGTGAGGAGTTTTCCTGGGACGCATTGCGTATTGTATTTCAAGCTGTAGTACTGCATGCTTTCATCATGTCGCAGTTTTCACATACTTTTATATTGCTGTATGTGTTTCAATACTGTGGCATTGCGTGCTTAGCGGTATGCTTGAGGCCTAGCTGGCTGGTTGACTCTGGTACCTATTCTTATGTTTATAGTGTCAGGAAACGAAGTAGTACAGTTGACTGTCGATAATTGAAACTTTACGTGAACGCGAATTTTTTGGCACGTTCATAGTTTGCATTAAGCGGTGTCTTTTAATACGCATGGTGCAGAGTAAACTGTTGTACATTGAGAACTGCAAGGATTTTAGTATCAAAAGTTATCAAAGAACGCAAAGGATTTTAATAagctgctgcctttttttttttttaatgtgaggCAGCCGAGTGTTCCCAGTACGGCAAGTGCTACATTAAAAAGTCAGTATCGTGAGCACTTTGCCACTATGGGACTTGGGAAAGGAAAAGGAATCCTGTAATTACGGGGCAAGGACTTCAGCAAGAGAATGTGGAATGCCACTTTATTTCTGTACTTGCTCTCATAGTGAGTGCTTTTTACCGGCAAAATTTATTAAAATTTGGGAGTGCTCTGGTTATGTTAGGGTGACAGTAGATTAGCAGAAATTTATTTCGACAGCCAAAATAATGGGTGCATTGTATTCATTACACGAGTGCATCCATTGTGCAAGTAAATACAGTACTTGTTAGAAGATGGGAGGGTATTCTTGGTGCTCACTCGGCAAAAGTAGTTTTTGTAACAATGGAGCTGAATTTCCCAGCCATTTTTCAGCCAGTAAACGCGtagtctgcttgttctttttgcAGCTCCAGCATCACTGGGAGTCCCTCGGAGATCTCCTGTTCATGTACAAGGGTGTCCTCGCCGTGTGGCCAGACATCTTGAGCTTCCACAAGGTCTGCTGACAGTGCTGTGCCTGTTAATCGTTGAGGTTGACAAATGTGTTCGCTGCTTTGCTGTCTTGCATTGCATTTATCTGGCAATGCTGTGCTGATTAGATGTACTACAGTCACTTAACTTTGATTTCAAATGCAGTAGAGTAGTGTAAGGATCAGACATTTCTTTGAGAACTGTgaggacctttttttttttcagcgtgaaGCTTCTGTCTTAGCACTCCTGCACTTTGAGATAGTGCTTACTTGCAGTAAACACTGCACTAGTGTGTATACTTGGCTAGAGGACTTCAGGGCCACTGTGCTAGTTTGGCTTTGACATGCTTGCATGCATCCTCGCATCCACTGATGGTCCCCCTCGCCATGTTTTCTTATTGTTTGCAGCTTATCAGCGCAGAACTGTGGGTCATGACTTGACGTGCAACTTACCTAAAATATTACGAAACACCTTTTAAATGGACACAAAGGACAACTCCatttacagtgaaagctcgttaattcgaacctcgataattcgaattttcgaataattcgaactacactacttggtccggccaagctccgtagatatctgtgtataaaaaagcccgttaattcgaaagcgagtcgtTTCTgttacggataattcgaactacgcgccgccaCGTCTGAGAGGCTtgacacacagcacgtggccaaaaaagcACCTCggcatagttagaggctgcgcacgtcctaaacggagacagaagatggaaccagataaaaccatggaagagtgggtaaagcctaaatggcgccatcaccggcgGCGCCAGAGGTACTACGGTTGGTGGCCGGGGTGGCGGCTGCCCACcctcatttccgcgcagcctccgaaactctcaactaaatactcgttaattcttAATTTGagccctgttaattcggaaatacgaATAAGTACTGTCGCCGCGGTCccagccaacgcccatgaaaggctacGACTTCGGACGGGCGATACAAATTACGcgcaaaaacctttttttttttctttgccagtgTCGTCCATCCTcccacccatcagtcgccaacggAAGCACGCGTTCAGCCGCGATCATGACACCGGCTTTTAGCATCACccggcggtcagccgctggccggaagTGGCCAGCGTGGGCTATCAGCGCGGACCGATCAGGGCGCGACCGTGTCTGACTTCCGCCTGCTTCTACAACATGGCtgcgcctgccgaagcggcctctcgcCTCACCATGAACTCGTcattgccgctacactgtgcctcatgttcacggcaaacaaaagtcgcacgaagctttcgctttgtctgaagatgcccgcagcacaaaatttCAGCGATGAAACGCGgcagattttcagaatgcttctggattttcaaagctgctaggcttGGCCGCTACACG containing:
- the SH3PX1 gene encoding sorting nexin 33-like protein SH3PX1 isoform X2; its protein translation is MEGRSLQAKVLYDFEPQAPGEIGIWANETVTIINKNVGEGWVEGVNSRGETGLFPEDYVEMLPAGPPPPSVPPPPLPPKYDTGHAPVTATPSATSAAQYDNGDDWDDDWDDDDSNQGAQDLQQPAQLSGPCNYGLFPPNRSSILEAGSKGDAAAKGGTVKRFNRFSNFVKSGGESWLLGLIKPVVPSDEQFHIVECEGKISWGTTMDPYYCEVSSPKKESKFKGFKNYIAYQLTPSFNQMPVSRRYKHFDWLHERLQEKFSLIPVPPLPDKQISGRYQDDFIEHRMAKLQLWVNRICQHPVMSQSSVWMHFLTCRDEKKWKMGKRKAEKDELMGTNLFAAFQVPQVNLDPLIVEGKADSFSKFTQKMDDGVNHLYKTSQDQIKKCSKHYKYECEKIASSLKELANAFDLEKSLPAAQLTEALKHTEETYKVIGNMYESKLQHHWESLGDLLFMYKGVLAVWPDILSFHKTFLSKHKEYQKMRDEVKLSQEDLEGIRQRMDVVSYAMLAEVSHFQQQKVHDFNGAMHDFLGGQISFYEEIVKNLKEAQGRYMMAPQQ
- the SH3PX1 gene encoding sorting nexin 33-like protein SH3PX1 isoform X1 codes for the protein MEGRSLQAKVLYDFEPQAPGEIGIWANETVTIINKNVGEGWVEGVNSRGETGLFPEDYVEVQARHGNCSMLPAGPPPPSVPPPPLPPKYDTGHAPVTATPSATSAAQYDNGDDWDDDWDDDDSNQGAQDLQQPAQLSGPCNYGLFPPNRSSILEAGSKGDAAAKGGTVKRFNRFSNFVKSGGESWLLGLIKPVVPSDEQFHIVECEGKISWGTTMDPYYCEVSSPKKESKFKGFKNYIAYQLTPSFNQMPVSRRYKHFDWLHERLQEKFSLIPVPPLPDKQISGRYQDDFIEHRMAKLQLWVNRICQHPVMSQSSVWMHFLTCRDEKKWKMGKRKAEKDELMGTNLFAAFQVPQVNLDPLIVEGKADSFSKFTQKMDDGVNHLYKTSQDQIKKCSKHYKYECEKIASSLKELANAFDLEKSLPAAQLTEALKHTEETYKVIGNMYESKLQHHWESLGDLLFMYKGVLAVWPDILSFHKTFLSKHKEYQKMRDEVKLSQEDLEGIRQRMDVVSYAMLAEVSHFQQQKVHDFNGAMHDFLGGQISFYEEIVKNLKEAQGRYMMAPQQ